GAATATTTACTTGTTTCAAATTGTATCTAAATAAGTATCAATTCAGTTACAAACAAtgtaaagaaaataaaatctttaaaaagtgttattgttattcTTACCCTGTGGCAGCAAATGCACCTATTGTCCTCCATGCTATCGGTGCGTCCCAACCACCCATCAACTTCTGTGCCAGGATGTTGGCACATGATGATACCGTTCCACTGtatgtaaataataaacaataatttaaagttTCTGTTGTTTACTACACTTGCAGTGGCAATGAATATACACAAGGCATGAAGCCCTCACATAACAATTACTTTTATAGTGTTGCCAATGCCATAAATAAACGCATATCGGAACACCTTTCTTCATAATTTCAGCTAATCATCAAAGAAAGAGGGTGCTAATGCTATAAATatgttagttgcgataacgtaaccctcctcctgccccatttttaccactttcaaaaatcatgacacaaattctgagggtacgaacttaatccacaatgtctaatgcagcctgccataatactcaaaacaccatttagaatatattttgaagaaaaatggacaaaaacttaccagatcccggagcgaattcccaggttcatattttgaacctgtcgcatcaaacgcattattttgttgttgggctaaaccattctgtaaaaggggtgttacaatgttGCAGTCCGCGTGCGCGCTGTCCGTTTGCATTGCACGCCGTTGACTCATAATGGCGCGCACGCACTGTAGCACTGCaacattgtaacaccccttttacagaatggtttagcccaataacaaaataatgcgtttgcaaagcgatgcgacaagttgaaaatatgaacctgggatttcgctccgggatctggtaagtttttgtccatttttcttcgaaatatttcctaaatggtgttttgagtattatggcaggctgcattagacattaGCGGATTAAGtttaccctcagaatttgtgtcatgatttttgaaagtggtaaaaatggggcaaatctggtgactagctgtcaaaattgtacgtgttggaccagaccAACCGTTTCCAATCAAAAGAATcttgtaaccctccggcctggcggccgtcgggaggagggttacgttatcgcaactatataGACATGATAAATATGTAAGCTATAGTTTTGTAAACTTTCGCATCATCTTATCGTTCTTACAATACCAAGGTAGAAATTAagatacattttcttttttaatgaatattaattaaaaagttaaataaaagaTAATAGTAACTTATGGtcatttgaatttgatgctgtGGATTATTTATGtaaatgtaattatttttatgaataattaataGTCTAAATTATAAACAACTTGTCATGACTGACTGCAACTAGCTGGTGGTGATGGCCAGTGGTCAAATTAACCTCAACCATAAACACGCCCCTTTTACTTTAGTTACATTTATGCGCCTACCACATTGTGCAATTCTCTGGCCCCACGTATGATTATCCGTACCCATGCATGCACCAATGCACACAGGCAAAGCAACTTGCATTGCCTGTGCATTGGTGCATTGCAAAGGCCCGCCGGAGCGCTCAGCCAGGGGGCGCTAGTGCCACACGGCCGGCGGCCTAAAGCAAGAGAAATACTCACCTCGTAATTGACTTTGTAGCTATTGGATAAGTTCGTAAAAGTCTCAGATATTGAATGAACAATTTCTTGTGTATTGGTTGGTCTTCTTCTGGTGGTTGAACCGACATTTTGGACCCAATTTCCCCTACTGCTCTCGCCGTGGTGGGTTGATAAACTCGTGTTTATTTACAGTTTTGTGACACATGACACAAGTTAGCCACTCATAACTTGTTTTGACGGCGACGAGATCATGTCTTGTCCTAGACGCCTTTATCAACTCGTCAATAATTAACGTGTAATAATTTTAGCAACCTGTCTATTTTATCTGGGAAGTCTTCTTTCAAGGCCAGTCCATTTTTAGTTTTAGGGTGGTGTTAAAGTGTATGGCTTCTTCACTGCTTGGTTGCAAAATATTTAGCAATGGTCCcgaagtaaataaaaaaaacaaaaaaaaaccatacagTTGTCACAATGAGCTCTTGTATTTAAATACATGTTTTTGTaattgacttttagaaaaaataATACCAACCCAAAAGTTTAAACCTTCTAATTCTACCTACTTTTGAGTGAACTGTTCCAATCGATTAACATAATACGATCTGAGTGATTTGATGCGGCCATGTTTGATCAACGTAATTTTGCTCACGTTCTTGCAGCTCGGAAGTGAACTTTTCTCACAAgaattgtacacaatttgtgtaCATTTAATCATGTAAAtgatattatttgtataattgAAATAAGTGGGAGACTCACATCATGGACAGTTTGGTACACCGGTTCCTCGTATGCTTCTTTTTACAAGGTAAAACTGCGATTGACGTATTtacaaaaacaccttttttttataaacaaaacacaagtgaCAATTAATTCTCAGCATGTATGTGTACTGTGTAGGCTTTTAATAATTGTAACAGTAATGATTTTTACATGTAATTTAGTTAGTGAGCATCATCACAACATACACATCAAGTAATGGCAGAAGGGAAATAGGTTGGTTGAACAGGACTGACATTTTGAGGCTGTGCCCGTCATGCATGTACGTAGTGAATGCTCATTGTGTAGAAACACTACACTTCAAAAGAGTATTCATTGACAGGCAGCCATTAGATTTAGACTAGTTGTTGAACTAGAACTTACCTTAGATTTAGAAGATATTTtgccaaaataataataaaataaaaaaaagctcaCTCACGCCGGTCACcaaacaaagtttcaaacaaaAGTCTGaccaaacaaaatattggtCGAACTATAATCCGTCTCCGTTTGTTGTGCAAGTAAGTGAGTTTTCATACCTGtttcatttttgtattgttgtacTATTGTTTACAGTTGTTCTGCTTCTAAGAATAAATGCTGTGCCAGGGCGATCAAACAACTCAACACCCATCCATCATGAGCCAAACAGTTGGGATGTGCCCCACTCAAGTAAGTAAACAACCTATTCCAGATTTTGCTACACTAGCTTGACGCATCCCTTATTGATTTTCATTCAAATGAATTGCATATTTCAAGTTCTTTACCTATTTATTTTTCACAGGTGCAGTTTGTAAAGAAGGATGGCACATGTACCAGCCCACTTTCTCTTGCTTTAAAAGTTTTGGGTCAGTCTTCGTACAGCAGAGTGCGTTAGACTTCTGCACAACGGCAGAAAGCCATCTGGCTACCGTCACGGAGCCTGAGCTGGACTACCTCGCTGCCTTGTCGTGGGTGGGTCAGGAATCGTCTCAGACATGGTGGATGGGGTATGAGATGCGTCAGGTCGGGGACAACTCCACAGAGTGGCAGTTGGTGGACGTGGCCGATAAAGGTGGTGACTTGGGCTGGATCGGCCTGAAAACTCCGACTGTTGAAACAGACGAGATAAAACTGTGTGTTTTACTAGCCCTTGAAGCAGACACCAAACAGTCAGCTTGGCATTTACAGTCGTGCACAGAGAAGTCAACTTTCTTGTGCAAACAAGGTAAGTTGGCTATTGAACAACATTGTCGCATATGTTctcactttatttttttatttgattacatATCCAACTGCCCAATTACAGGCCTTGCaattcactcttgaaggggcacagcaattttcctcagTTAAGGGGCACATCAATGAGGAAAATGTTTATTTGTTCAGgaaccttgcacagggcaccaaagcaaaagcacagggcactacggcaattgctgtgagtgaactgggttattttgaggcttgCTATGTTTAAATACTATCAAAAGATCTCAATTACTCATTACTCCTtactcaagtaagtttttatgctaacaattatgctgagtatttaccaatagtgtccagtgcctttaaaacttttttgtacTTGTGTATTTCTTGTCCCTCAGATGCCCATAAAGTGTGTTTAGATCGTTCAGGCAATGAGATTTGGGAGGGTGAAAAATACATCCCTCCAGGATCTGATTCCTGCACATCCTGCCGCTGTGTTGCCGGCAAACCAGAGATGTGTCTAACCTCTATGTGTCAACAGCCCCCATGTGAGAACTACCAACCAGACCCAGACAAATGTTGTGAGTATATCTGCAAAGACGGTGGAGATGCAGACGATAAACCCAAGTGTAAGTATATTTCTAGTAAATAATTTGTGATACATACTTTGTGGTCTTGTGGATTGTTCTCCGCAATGCAAGCCCATATGCATGCATCCCAATGCACATGATCGACGCACAGAGGATTCTTGGTGAAATCCTATCCCAACAACACTGGCAAACATTCTGGTGTGCTGATTTTGAAGCAATGCGATACACAAGTATAAAACCTGGCGCAGTTACATGTAAATGGACCCTTTCCATGAAATAtactaattacattcacgcatgcgtacagaccctattggttggcaaatgctatagagttgtgcactaagcagacgcgcaatcgcatATGCGTCATGCAgccattagccatgtacaaacagcgcgatgttccctcaatttgccaaccaaaatgttagtgcgcacgtgctatgtgcaatttacatatttcaagggaagggtctattgctgTGTGGTGTAAATCAGTTGAAGGAATTGGGTTTGAGCAAAGtaaattaatatttgaattATACTATTATTCCTTGTGTGTCTGCAAAGTAAAGATTTGACTCGGTAAAACCTTGAGGTGTTCTCGATTGGACATTCATAACACTTACATTAATGTCTTCCTTCAACTGTGGTTTCTTGCAGCGGATATGTCCGACACCATGCGTTGGGTATTGACCATGCTGACATCCTTCATACTCTTAGGAATGATGCTCTTCATGGTGTATCGAATGCGCCAAAAGAGAATTGCTTATCTCCGATACAGTAAGTACACCATCagaatgtaaatttgtttttactcttaCTTCAATGTgcattaagcactgtatactcagtactttcccgagttctatgAACAAAATCCTCGGGCAAATCAagcgggtgggattcgaacccatgatcTTTGCAATGCTAGAACATCTCAATGTTCTAAAACCATGTTTACCGATAGAATAGTCCCAACCTTATATTGACTCAACTTGagtgttttatgttttaaatttcAAATAGAAAGTTTGCATTGACATGACTTGTATTGCTCTTATCAGTATATGTCTCTGTACATTTCAATTGCTTTTACATTGTCATTtagtaacaaatattttgactaTATTCTGTGTACTTATTGTTTGCTATTTGTGTGTTGCATATTAAAACATCTGTTTCACTGAACTTGAAACTTTCATGTTTTAAATTCTCAGaaagtgtgcatttttttttaacctcatCGTATGTTCGTGACATTGGCATTTTTACATCAATATATAAATGGTTTTatattgattttactttttttttatcaacatgaAATGGTTTCACATGCCAATTGCTTTTACAAATGTTATTGCtatattttaaatgtgtttaaacTCATTGTCTCTGTGTATTGCATACATTATGGATTTATATTTGTTGTGATATTCCTAACCATATTCACATGTAGAATGTCctcattttatttattgaatcAAACTTGATAACTAATGCATCTTAAATTCCCAGATCGAGATGCATTGAAATGAATTGCACATGGGGTGGTGAAATTTTATAGTTTCATTATTTCTGTCAGTATTTATACATTACATTTCTTTTATGTTGCTTTAACTGCGTCCTTTATTAAAAAAGTATTAGGCCTATTTAATCTTATTAGCGATTGTTCAGTATTAGGAAGCTGAAGAACATTTCCATTATTTTATTAAGTTTAAATTTATGAAAAATATAGGCCTAGATGTATGGAATACAATTTCTGTAATTTCTTAtgttttttatatcagataAGTGTAGTTCtataaagattttacaatgTGTCGCTGTAACAAAATGCTTAAATATTGTAGTAAATGTCAATTTCTGAAACtctttttttatgaaactgAGCCTCCTTTAACCAGTACACATGACATGTTTGTTCGCAGGGGCCCAGCAAATGCGAGAGGGTAGTATGATGGACTTTGAGCCAGGGAGTGGTCCACCACCAATACCCAACATGGACGACTTCGATGGTGCCGTCTTCAGAGAGCCACCACCACCATATTCGTAAGAGTTAAAAAACTACTTCAGTAGTTACTGTAACTTTTCTACTGTGactaaaaagttgcatcccctggTTGCCACTTCTTaggctacatgtatatcataGACTTGGGTGTggtccctggctacatggcagtttttacagttgtatggcttctgaaaACTGGCaacaagatattgacaaaatagggagaccgctaTCGTAGGGCTAGATACACTGTAGGTCAGTTGGTAGAGGTGGTTTTTATTTACAtgccaaaaaaaataatcaaaagagTGGAAATGGATTCTAGATAGAacaaaatccacaaggctactCAGCGATTCAACACTGTAGGTTGTTCATCAAATCTCGGAACTGCATTTTgattattccttttttttttcttcttcttttcttgtcTTTAGATTTTTAAAAGATGAGCGTCACATTCCAGTAGAACAACCTCCGCCTTACATTTCCACGGTGGGTCTCCAAATGGATATCAACAGAAATCGTGACAGGAGGAGCAGTTTCCTTCAAAACAGCGACGCCATGGCTCTACTGGAGGGCTCCGTCAGCTCTGAACCAAACACACCCACACTCGTTACAGGTACAGATTTTCTTAGAGAATAAACAGCAGTCAGGTTGGCGTAACTAAAGTAAAGTCTGTCCCTAGCCAAGATGGCTGATCAGGCTGATGTTAATAACCTTGGCATAGTGACTGGGAATACTAGTATTCCAGCTTGACAGAATGCCAGTCCATGGCAGTTTACTCCCCATCTCTCACAgttacccatttgtactcctggttggagagaagcagttatgATAAAGTGCCTCTAAGGAttgaccaggccaggattcgaacccacattctgtaaatcACATAATCTTGATTCCACTGCCCTAGACTACTCCATGGGTTGGAGTAGTTGTGTCTTTCCCCActttccacctctgggaccccaaTTCTAATCCCACCATAGagactatgtggattgggttttcagtccctacctgagtGTGGGTTTCCCTGGATTAATTCTCTATTTCCCTTCTTGTAGGTGTTCCAGTAATTCTACCTAGCCCCCCTGCCTACACCAGCAGTACTGAAAACAGCAATGTGTCGTCACCTCAGACAGAGCAAAGCACTCCAGGGGGAGAAAGTTCAGTTGTCACAACGCCCTCTCATCATATGATACTACCATCCATCAACACTACTGTGTGAAACAGACTTCTTGTATTAACGTTAGCACAAATGTTAATAATGTAAAGCTGAGTGGAGAAGTTTTTTCTTTGTGTCCTTCACACTAACTTATGACATCCTTATTGCTTTTGTGTTCAAGTCATAAACCAGGTGGCAGGATGCATACAAAGTCAATAGGATAGAAATatctataatttaaaattttatttgttaattatttaagtagattgactttatttttttgtattgatgtaaagtttttGTCAGTAGAGCTGTCAGTAGCTGTAATAAGGACACTGACGCTAATAATTCTTGCATTATTTTGCGGGTCTGAGACCACTGAGGACTGGTTTTCTACTCTATGTATGATCTGGGACCACTGTGCTCTATTAACTTTTATTACAAATACAGGTAAAACCAAGATGTGCACCACACTTTATAGCACAGGGATATTGGCTTCCCATTACCCTAAAgctgctttaaacaaaaaaggccAAAATAGTACATCCTTTTTATTTTAACCAACTCACACCTATTATTTCCATGTTATTACAGTTCCAAACAGTGGACAATACTTTTATAACTCGATCAACACGTTTTTGATTACAATACTTGATTATAATACCTGAATGTGGTATACCTGATTGTGGTGGTGTACCTGATGAAGGTGATATATCTGATTTATACCCGATTACATGTATTGCGGTGTAATAGTGGTGTACCTGATTACAATACCTTACGTTAATACCTGATTGTGGTGGTATACCTCATTATGGATGTTAGTGctatacctgggcccaatttcatagagctgcttcagcaaaagcacaaaaatagcttgcttattttaaacatgttactggcaaaaatttcttGCCATGTACTTTGCTTGTGACcaatatttagctgttgtttacttagcataacaattgagcggagtcttagccggtaatctgattttacaaagcaaaggtttttttgcttttaaaagcaaaattttttgcttaagcagctctatgaaattgggccctgattgttATAGGGAGGTTTCACACGCAAATGGATACGCATACGCAAACATTTAGCTATCCGTAACCTACCTACATGTAGCAAGCAGGTTATCAGTGTCGTCTGCACGTATAGCGGATAGCGAGTAGCGTATGACGTCATACGTATCCGTCGCACTAACCGTATCTGTTCGCATGCGAAACCTCCCTAATACCTCGAGGTGGTACATGTATACCtgacaggggtcgaaattaagtgtatttccatggtagtcagcagggctagtgaccaataatttttagtagccctgattagattttggtagcccgaaagacacattatgtctcgcgtcacggctcaaactttacaatacaccaataacatagttctttattgtttgtgatgatgatttctgcattatttttccactagcccgtcgggctatcaaactggaaaaatgagtagcccggctgtaaatctggtagtcccgggctagcgggctagtggcaatttcgacccctgcctGATTATGGATGTATAATAGTGGTCTACCTAATTATAATACCTGATTATGGATGTCGAGGTATAGGCCTACCTTATTATAGATGTATAATGGTAGTATCCCTGATTATATGACATGAAGGTGGTATACACTGATTAAAGGTTGTACATTATGGGGCCAAtcacatagagctgcttcagcaaaaacttgcttaagcatgaaaatagctcgcttattttacacatgttactggccaaaatttcatgccacatacattgcttatgactagtatttagctgctatttacttggcataacaattgagtggagtcttggccggtaatctgattttactaagcaatgaattttgtgcttaagcagctctatgaaattgggccctggtggtctGTAGACAACTCTGACATGAATGGCATAATATATGATTGTCAATCAAACAGTCATTCACATCGGATGTAAATAACTAGTAAATAGCAATCTCTAACAATTTTATAATGCACTATTATCTCACAATGAATTTCTTACTCGgaatttgtaaaaattaaaacTGCTGTAATTCCTTTCTCCCctcaacttttgttttgttttattaatagtGCTTTTGGTGTTATGTtattctttgttaaaaaaaaatagcatcATATTTGTCTTTCCACTTGTTAAGCTTGTAAGATTTTGAAAGCGTGTACAGTATTTAGTATTTTTGGTTGCATTTAATTTATGTTGAGGGAAGAACTATCAATAGTTTTTGGAATAATCGATATAGATTGAAGCAATAAATCAATACAAGGCTTGAATTTTACcaatctattaaaggcagtggacactattggtgtttttcaaagactagtcttctcacttggtgtgtctcaacatatgcataaaataacaaacctgtgaaaatttgagcacaattggtcatcaaagttgcgagataataatgaaagaaaaaacacccttgtcacacgcagttgtttgctttcagatgcttgatttcgagacctcaaattctaaacttgaggtctcgaaatcaaattcgtgtaaaattacttctttctcgaaaactacatcacttcagagtg
Above is a genomic segment from Asterias amurensis chromosome 6, ASM3211899v1 containing:
- the LOC139938123 gene encoding integral membrane protein DGCR2/IDD-like, with the protein product MDSLVHRFLVCFFLQVVLLLRINAVPGRSNNSTPIHHEPNSWDVPHSSAVCKEGWHMYQPTFSCFKSFGSVFVQQSALDFCTTAESHLATVTEPELDYLAALSWVGQESSQTWWMGYEMRQVGDNSTEWQLVDVADKGGDLGWIGLKTPTVETDEIKLCVLLALEADTKQSAWHLQSCTEKSTFLCKQDAHKVCLDRSGNEIWEGEKYIPPGSDSCTSCRCVAGKPEMCLTSMCQQPPCENYQPDPDKCCEYICKDGGDADDKPKSDMSDTMRWVLTMLTSFILLGMMLFMVYRMRQKRIAYLRYRAQQMREGSMMDFEPGSGPPPIPNMDDFDGAVFREPPPPYSFLKDERHIPVEQPPPYISTVGLQMDINRNRDRRSSFLQNSDAMALLEGSVSSEPNTPTLVTGVPVILPSPPAYTSSTENSNVSSPQTEQSTPGGESSVVTTPSHHMILPSINTTV